One Lysinibacillus sp. OF-1 DNA segment encodes these proteins:
- a CDS encoding FtsK/SpoIIIE family DNA translocase, whose amino-acid sequence MAVSKRKKVTKSKATTEKKDMHPLMYEILGLLLIALAVIMIFEFGMIGRILENIAMFLLGNLHFAVPFMLIFVALLMMIGRKKVSMKDRLILGMVLIIMSLTIFSHGILFEQLSKSGGLLSDSVLRESWRILINTDGIIHRSNALGGGMIGALLFSGLHVLFEASGAKVVAWVIFFIGLILVTGKALVPYLAEKTPDLFGKWKKKHHDKKKNKPKKPNNRRSRVESGDEVAAVNQITDVPEQEEEIPHEPIISAFTQNVSQERAVFDTPAMVENEVEEATDEVHIQGTDAVENADYQLPSYSLLQLPPQHDQSGEYSVIQANAKKLEQTLQSFGVKAKVTQVHLGPAVTKYEILPDIGVKVSKIVNLQDDLALALAAKDIRMEAPIPGKSAIGIEVPNSEVAIVTLREVLESKDGAKPEALLQVAFGRDITGQAVLAELNKMPHLLVAGSTGSGKSVCINGIVVSILMRTKPHEVKLMMIDPKMVELNVYNGIPHLLAPVVTDARKASQALKKVVSEMERRYDLFSHTGTRNIEGYNAHVQKVNEQTEEKNPKLPYIVVIVDELADLMMVASSDVEDSITRLAQMARAAGIHLIIATQRPSVDVLTGVIKANIPSRIAFAVSSAIDSRTILDMGGAERLLGRGDMLFLPAGASKPKRVQGAFLSDQEVEAVVHFVIEQQKAQYQEEMIPTEEETILEETDELYDEAVQLVVNMQTASVSMLQRRFRIGYSRAARIVDQMEQRGVVGPPEGSKPRQVLVHQYDN is encoded by the coding sequence ATGGCAGTTAGTAAAAGAAAAAAAGTGACTAAAAGTAAAGCGACAACTGAAAAAAAAGATATGCATCCGCTTATGTATGAAATTTTAGGACTGCTTTTAATTGCATTAGCAGTCATTATGATTTTTGAATTTGGCATGATTGGTCGGATTCTAGAAAACATCGCAATGTTCCTTTTAGGTAATTTACATTTTGCTGTTCCATTTATGCTTATATTTGTTGCATTGTTAATGATGATTGGTCGTAAAAAAGTCAGTATGAAGGATCGATTAATACTTGGCATGGTACTCATTATTATGAGCTTAACGATTTTTAGTCATGGCATATTATTTGAACAGTTATCAAAATCAGGTGGTCTATTATCTGATTCTGTGCTGCGTGAATCGTGGCGAATATTAATCAATACAGATGGCATTATTCACCGCAGCAATGCTCTGGGCGGTGGGATGATTGGCGCCCTTTTATTTAGTGGGCTTCATGTATTATTTGAAGCCTCGGGGGCAAAAGTTGTTGCTTGGGTCATCTTCTTTATTGGGCTCATACTTGTCACTGGCAAAGCATTAGTGCCTTATTTAGCAGAAAAAACACCAGATCTATTTGGCAAATGGAAAAAAAAGCATCATGATAAAAAGAAAAATAAACCGAAAAAACCAAACAATCGCCGCTCAAGGGTAGAAAGTGGAGATGAGGTTGCGGCTGTAAATCAAATTACGGATGTGCCTGAACAAGAGGAAGAAATACCTCATGAGCCGATTATCTCTGCTTTTACGCAAAATGTCTCGCAGGAAAGAGCTGTGTTTGATACGCCTGCTATGGTGGAAAATGAAGTAGAAGAAGCAACGGATGAGGTTCATATTCAAGGTACAGATGCAGTGGAAAATGCAGACTATCAGCTACCGTCTTATAGCCTATTACAACTACCACCTCAACATGATCAAAGTGGTGAATATTCAGTTATCCAGGCGAATGCCAAAAAGCTTGAGCAAACATTACAAAGCTTTGGTGTAAAGGCAAAGGTAACACAAGTGCATTTAGGACCAGCTGTCACAAAATATGAAATTTTGCCAGATATAGGTGTGAAAGTAAGTAAAATTGTCAATCTGCAAGATGACCTTGCATTAGCACTTGCAGCTAAAGATATTCGGATGGAGGCCCCAATCCCTGGAAAATCTGCGATAGGTATTGAAGTGCCAAATAGCGAAGTGGCTATTGTAACACTTCGTGAGGTATTGGAATCGAAGGACGGTGCGAAGCCAGAAGCATTATTACAAGTAGCCTTCGGGCGTGATATTACAGGACAAGCTGTACTAGCCGAACTCAATAAAATGCCACATTTACTTGTAGCTGGTTCAACAGGCAGTGGGAAAAGTGTTTGTATAAATGGCATCGTTGTATCCATACTAATGCGTACAAAACCGCATGAAGTAAAACTTATGATGATCGACCCAAAAATGGTGGAGCTCAACGTTTATAATGGCATTCCTCATTTATTGGCTCCTGTCGTAACAGATGCACGTAAAGCTTCGCAAGCACTGAAAAAAGTGGTATCTGAAATGGAACGTCGCTATGACTTGTTCTCTCATACAGGTACACGAAATATTGAGGGCTACAATGCACATGTTCAAAAAGTGAATGAACAAACAGAGGAAAAAAATCCAAAGCTACCTTATATTGTAGTCATAGTGGATGAGTTAGCAGATTTGATGATGGTCGCATCAAGTGATGTTGAGGATTCTATTACACGATTAGCTCAAATGGCACGTGCAGCAGGAATTCATTTGATTATTGCAACACAACGACCAAGTGTAGACGTTTTGACAGGTGTTATTAAAGCGAATATTCCATCGAGAATTGCTTTTGCCGTTTCGTCAGCCATCGATTCAAGAACGATTTTAGATATGGGTGGAGCTGAGCGCCTACTTGGACGGGGTGATATGTTATTTTTACCTGCGGGCGCTTCCAAACCGAAAAGGGTGCAAGGTGCCTTTTTATCGGATCAAGAAGTAGAAGCAGTCGTTCATTTTGTTATAGAACAGCAAAAAGCGCAGTATCAGGAGGAGATGATTCCTACCGAAGAAGAAACCATTTTAGAGGAAACGGATGAATTATATGATGAAGCTGTCCAATTAGTTGTCAATATGCAAACAGCATCCGTTTCCATGCTGCAACGTCGCTTCCGTATTGGCTATTCAAGGGCTGCACGAATTGTCGATCAAATGGAGCAACGTGGGGTTGTAGGGCCACCAGAGGGCAGTAAGCCTCGTCAAGTACTTGTTCACCAATATGATAACTAA
- a CDS encoding BMP family lipoprotein — protein sequence MKKRKFGLVLTSVLAASAILGACGTKDDEKPAKDNDNASGGDKTEETFSVAMVTDVGGVDDKSFNQSAWEGVQAYGKEHGLSKGDGFDYLQSKSDADYDSNLNALLRRDFNLIFGIGYMMEDAMAAISEENPDGQFAIIDAEVKADNVVSVMFKEQEGAFLAGVAAAKMSKSGKIGFVGGVDIPVINRFEAGFLEGAKAVNPDIIIEDKYTGAFDKADVGKITASGMFSSGVDVIFHAAGATGNGVFSEAKERKKKDPEANIWVIGVDADQYEEGKVDDKTNVTLTSMLKGVNTAVVDISNRAKNGDFPGGETLTYGLAEDGVKLADSRGAIPEDVQKVIDEYKEKIAKGEIKVPEKVEK from the coding sequence ATGAAAAAACGTAAATTTGGTTTAGTATTAACATCAGTATTAGCGGCAAGTGCTATTTTAGGTGCTTGTGGTACGAAAGACGACGAAAAACCTGCAAAAGACAATGACAATGCTTCAGGCGGCGACAAAACAGAAGAAACTTTCTCAGTAGCAATGGTTACTGATGTAGGTGGCGTTGATGACAAATCATTCAACCAATCTGCATGGGAAGGTGTACAAGCTTACGGTAAAGAGCACGGCTTATCAAAAGGTGATGGTTTTGATTACCTACAATCAAAATCAGATGCAGACTATGATTCAAATTTAAATGCATTACTACGTCGTGACTTCAATTTAATTTTCGGTATTGGTTATATGATGGAAGATGCAATGGCTGCAATTTCTGAGGAAAATCCAGATGGCCAATTTGCAATCATTGATGCTGAAGTAAAAGCAGACAACGTAGTATCAGTAATGTTCAAAGAGCAAGAAGGTGCTTTCTTAGCGGGTGTAGCGGCAGCGAAAATGTCTAAATCAGGTAAAATCGGCTTCGTAGGTGGCGTAGATATCCCAGTTATTAATCGCTTTGAAGCTGGATTCCTTGAAGGGGCAAAAGCTGTAAACCCAGATATCATCATCGAAGATAAATACACAGGTGCATTTGATAAAGCGGATGTTGGTAAAATTACAGCAAGCGGTATGTTCTCATCAGGTGTTGATGTAATCTTCCACGCTGCTGGTGCAACTGGTAACGGTGTATTCTCTGAAGCAAAAGAACGTAAGAAAAAAGATCCAGAGGCAAACATTTGGGTAATTGGTGTAGATGCTGACCAATACGAAGAAGGTAAAGTAGACGATAAAACAAACGTAACATTAACTTCAATGTTAAAAGGTGTTAATACAGCAGTAGTAGATATTTCAAATAGAGCAAAAAATGGTGATTTCCCAGGCGGAGAAACACTTACTTATGGTTTAGCTGAAGACGGTGTTAAACTTGCAGATTCACGCGGTGCGATTCCAGAAGATGTACAAAAAGTAATTGATGAATATAAAGAGAAGATTGCTAAGGGTGAAATCAAAGTTCCAGAAAAAGTGGAAAAATAA
- the yfmF gene encoding EF-P 5-aminopentanol modification-associated protein YfmF has product MFKTIPFAKGVNLHIRQTTQFKTVNFSIKWRRALTAKSASERTVLTNVLQHSNAKYKTTAAFRSFLDDLYGTVLYFDTSKRGNEHTVLMNVETVNDHYLANTSVLNDVLGLLHTAIFEPNLENGVFKESIVEREKKTVIQRIESIFDDKSRFAQFRLQQILRPNEPASISANGSVEEIQKITPASLFEAYQSMLANDKIDIYVAGDINEEELVAKLKKALPFNDRTPEEVPAVLPQQHPDNDYVREQHEMKQGKLHIGFSTPIRFGDADFAKMQIFNGIFGGYPHAKLFMNVREKESLAYYASSSYASHYGLLFVVSGIEAKNEEKALSLIKEQLAVMQAGDITDLELEQTKAMLTNQLKESLDSARGQIEIFDQYKDLPEEFSVEAWANKWKAVTKEDVVAMAKQVQLEAVYFLCGKEQAAQ; this is encoded by the coding sequence ATGTTTAAAACAATACCTTTTGCAAAAGGTGTCAATTTGCATATCCGACAAACAACCCAATTTAAAACCGTAAATTTTTCGATTAAATGGAGAAGAGCATTAACTGCTAAAAGTGCATCGGAACGTACAGTGTTAACCAATGTACTACAGCATAGTAATGCTAAATATAAAACAACTGCTGCTTTCCGTAGCTTTTTAGATGATTTATATGGTACTGTTTTATATTTTGATACATCAAAACGAGGTAATGAACATACGGTGCTAATGAATGTGGAGACTGTGAATGATCATTATCTAGCAAATACAAGTGTCTTAAACGACGTACTTGGTTTATTGCACACAGCTATTTTTGAGCCTAATTTAGAAAACGGTGTCTTTAAGGAATCGATTGTAGAACGGGAGAAGAAAACAGTCATTCAACGGATTGAATCTATTTTTGATGATAAATCTCGTTTTGCTCAGTTCCGTTTACAACAAATCTTGAGACCAAACGAGCCTGCATCGATTTCGGCTAATGGTAGCGTAGAAGAAATTCAAAAAATTACGCCTGCTTCTTTATTTGAGGCATACCAATCCATGCTCGCTAACGACAAAATAGATATTTATGTTGCTGGAGACATTAATGAAGAGGAACTTGTAGCGAAATTAAAAAAAGCGCTACCATTTAATGATCGCACACCAGAGGAAGTGCCAGCAGTATTACCACAACAGCATCCTGACAATGATTACGTAAGAGAACAGCATGAAATGAAACAAGGTAAGCTTCATATTGGCTTTAGCACGCCTATTCGATTTGGAGATGCTGATTTTGCTAAAATGCAGATTTTTAATGGCATTTTTGGAGGCTATCCTCATGCTAAATTATTTATGAATGTGCGTGAGAAAGAGAGTCTTGCTTATTACGCATCAAGCTCCTATGCATCGCATTACGGTCTTCTGTTTGTTGTTTCTGGGATTGAAGCTAAAAATGAAGAAAAAGCATTGTCTTTAATTAAAGAACAACTTGCTGTCATGCAGGCTGGAGACATTACAGATTTAGAGCTGGAGCAAACAAAGGCTATGCTGACAAATCAGCTAAAAGAGTCCTTGGATTCTGCGCGTGGACAAATTGAAATTTTTGACCAATATAAAGATTTACCTGAGGAATTCTCTGTTGAAGCCTGGGCAAATAAGTGGAAAGCTGTAACAAAGGAAGACGTTGTTGCAATGGCTAAGCAAGTGCAGCTTGAAGCGGTCTATTTCTTATGTGGAAAGGAGCAAGCCGCACAATGA
- a CDS encoding ABC transporter ATP-binding protein — protein sequence MEYVIEMLGIRKEFGSFVANNNITLQLKQGEIHALLGENGAGKSTLMNVLFGLYQPEGGEIHVRGKAVKITNPNVANDLGIGMVHQHFMLVENFTVTENIILGTEPTKMGIVNIKDAAKKVHALSEKYGLDVDPNAKIEDITVGMQQRVEILKTLYRGAEILIFDEPTASLTPQEITELIQIMRRLIAEGKSIILITHKLKEIMEVSDRVTIIRKGEGIGTVVTAATNPDQLAEMMVGRQVEFKTEKIDANPTEEVLSIEKLVVTDYRDIDKVKGLNLNVRRGEIVGIAGIDGNGQSELIEAITGLRKIKSGTVKLNGKDITNMKPRKITEEGVGHIPQDRHKHGLVLDFPIGHNIALQTYYQSPIAKGFVMDYKKVSEKARQIIEEYDVRTGNGEMTPARALSGGNQQKAIIGREIDRNPDLLIAALPTRGLDVGAIEFIHSRLIEQRDKGKAVLLISFELDEVMNVSDRIAVIYDGQIVDELNPKETTEQELGLLMAGQSKKNNKHDAKEGND from the coding sequence TTGGAATATGTGATTGAGATGCTTGGAATCCGTAAAGAATTCGGGAGTTTCGTGGCGAATAATAACATCACCCTCCAACTGAAACAAGGCGAAATCCATGCATTGCTTGGTGAAAATGGTGCAGGTAAATCGACTTTGATGAACGTCCTTTTTGGTTTATATCAACCAGAGGGTGGCGAAATTCATGTTCGTGGGAAGGCTGTAAAAATTACAAACCCGAATGTTGCCAATGATTTAGGAATTGGCATGGTGCATCAGCACTTTATGTTGGTAGAAAACTTTACGGTTACAGAAAACATTATTTTAGGCACGGAGCCTACTAAAATGGGGATTGTCAATATAAAAGATGCGGCGAAGAAAGTACACGCACTTTCTGAAAAATATGGATTGGATGTTGATCCAAATGCCAAAATCGAAGACATCACAGTTGGTATGCAACAACGTGTTGAAATATTAAAAACATTGTATCGTGGTGCCGAAATTTTAATTTTTGATGAACCTACGGCTTCATTAACACCACAAGAGATTACAGAATTAATTCAAATTATGCGTCGACTGATTGCAGAAGGTAAATCTATTATTTTAATTACGCATAAGCTAAAAGAAATTATGGAAGTTTCAGATCGTGTGACGATTATCCGTAAAGGAGAAGGGATTGGCACTGTTGTAACCGCTGCCACAAATCCTGATCAATTGGCTGAAATGATGGTTGGCCGTCAAGTTGAATTTAAAACAGAAAAAATTGACGCAAACCCAACTGAAGAAGTGCTATCGATTGAAAAGTTGGTAGTAACGGATTACCGAGATATTGATAAGGTAAAAGGTTTGAACTTAAATGTTCGCAGAGGTGAAATCGTAGGTATAGCTGGTATCGATGGTAACGGTCAGTCCGAATTAATCGAAGCCATTACAGGACTACGTAAAATCAAAAGTGGGACAGTTAAGTTAAATGGCAAAGATATTACCAATATGAAGCCTCGTAAAATTACAGAGGAAGGCGTCGGTCATATCCCACAAGACCGTCATAAACATGGTTTAGTGTTAGATTTCCCGATTGGTCATAATATTGCACTGCAAACGTATTACCAATCTCCAATTGCAAAGGGTTTTGTCATGGATTATAAAAAAGTGTCGGAAAAAGCTCGTCAAATCATTGAAGAGTATGATGTGCGTACAGGTAATGGTGAAATGACACCGGCTCGTGCATTATCTGGAGGTAACCAACAAAAAGCTATTATCGGTCGTGAAATCGACCGTAATCCAGATTTATTAATTGCTGCTCTACCAACACGTGGACTTGACGTAGGGGCTATTGAATTCATTCACTCTCGTCTCATTGAGCAACGTGATAAAGGAAAAGCCGTTCTGTTAATCTCATTTGAATTAGATGAGGTCATGAATGTATCGGATCGTATTGCTGTTATTTATGATGGACAAATAGTAGATGAGTTAAATCCAAAAGAAACAACAGAACAAGAGCTAGGCTTACTTATGGCAGGGCAAAGTAAAAAAAATAATAAGCATGATGCGAAGGAGGGGAACGACTAA
- a CDS encoding ABC transporter permease: MSFLEMLYFIIPSAILYATPLIFTAIGGVFSERSGVVNIGLEGLMIVGAFVGIFVNLEFASSLGVATIWVAMLAAMIIGGIFSLFHAVASISFRADQTVSGVAINLLGLAATVFLVKMIYDKGQTDMITRPIDRFGIPYLEDIPFFGPLLFHDVYSTSILAFAVAIGAWFIIYKTPFGLRLRAVGEHPMAADTMGINVNKMRYIAVVISGALGGLGGAVYAQTITHDFSHATIAGQGFMAIAAMIFGKWHPIGALGAALFFGLAQTLSIAGSQIPFIENVPAVYLQILPYVLTILALAGFIGKANAPKASGQPYIKGKR; this comes from the coding sequence ATGAGCTTTTTAGAAATGTTATATTTCATCATCCCTTCAGCGATTCTTTATGCAACACCTTTGATTTTTACTGCTATCGGTGGAGTATTCTCTGAACGCTCTGGTGTAGTCAACATCGGGCTAGAAGGCTTAATGATTGTTGGTGCTTTTGTTGGTATTTTTGTCAATTTAGAATTCGCTTCATCATTAGGTGTGGCAACGATTTGGGTAGCGATGTTAGCAGCTATGATTATTGGTGGGATTTTCTCTCTTTTCCATGCTGTTGCTTCGATCTCTTTCCGTGCCGATCAAACAGTTTCAGGTGTAGCCATTAACTTACTTGGCTTAGCTGCTACAGTTTTCTTAGTTAAAATGATTTATGATAAAGGTCAAACGGATATGATTACACGTCCAATCGACCGTTTCGGTATTCCTTATTTAGAGGATATTCCATTCTTTGGTCCTTTATTGTTCCATGATGTTTACAGCACATCTATTTTAGCATTTGCGGTAGCCATTGGTGCTTGGTTTATTATCTATAAAACACCATTCGGCTTGCGTTTACGTGCTGTGGGTGAGCACCCAATGGCAGCAGATACAATGGGGATTAATGTTAATAAAATGCGCTATATTGCCGTTGTTATTTCTGGGGCATTAGGTGGTCTTGGTGGTGCAGTCTATGCACAAACAATTACACATGACTTTTCGCATGCAACAATTGCTGGACAAGGTTTCATGGCCATTGCCGCTATGATTTTCGGGAAATGGCATCCAATTGGTGCATTAGGAGCAGCCTTATTCTTCGGTTTAGCGCAAACATTAAGTATTGCAGGAAGTCAAATTCCATTCATCGAGAATGTACCAGCCGTTTATCTGCAAATTTTACCATACGTCTTAACAATCCTTGCATTAGCAGGCTTTATTGGTAAAGCGAATGCTCCAAAAGCAAGTGGACAGCCTTATATTAAAGGTAAACGTTAA
- a CDS encoding GntR family transcriptional regulator, whose protein sequence is MTIKADHRHLYLQVIDRLKSDIEAGIFKENEKLPSEFELSKSLGVSRATLREALRLLEEENVIVRRHGVGTFVNPKPLFTSGIEHLSSISSMIETAGMEPGSRFLKATEHTPSEEDLKRFQCDGDDKILTIERVRTADGEPVVYCIDRLPASFLPTDFVEKKEVSLFSALEQSGKIHVAYAVTYIDPIGYHEQASPILNCGRETALLVLKQLHYDDHDQVVLYSKNYFRADKFSFHVVRKRV, encoded by the coding sequence GTGACTATTAAAGCAGATCATCGTCATCTCTATCTTCAAGTTATCGATCGTTTAAAATCTGACATTGAGGCTGGCATTTTTAAAGAAAATGAAAAGCTGCCTTCAGAGTTTGAATTATCGAAATCACTAGGAGTCAGTCGAGCTACTCTTAGAGAAGCTCTTCGACTGTTGGAAGAGGAAAATGTGATTGTGCGCCGACATGGGGTTGGGACTTTTGTCAATCCTAAGCCGTTGTTTACATCAGGCATCGAGCATCTATCGAGCATTTCTTCTATGATCGAAACAGCAGGTATGGAGCCGGGTTCCCGTTTTTTAAAGGCAACTGAGCACACACCTTCTGAAGAAGATTTAAAACGCTTCCAATGTGATGGCGACGATAAAATACTCACGATTGAACGTGTCAGAACAGCGGATGGTGAGCCAGTAGTTTACTGCATAGACAGGCTACCCGCAAGCTTCCTGCCTACTGACTTTGTCGAAAAAAAAGAAGTTTCACTGTTCTCTGCTTTAGAGCAATCAGGCAAAATTCATGTAGCCTATGCTGTAACTTATATTGATCCAATTGGGTATCATGAACAAGCCTCACCGATTTTAAATTGCGGACGTGAAACAGCTCTTTTAGTGTTAAAGCAGTTGCATTACGATGACCATGATCAAGTAGTGCTCTATTCAAAAAATTATTTCCGAGCTGATAAATTCAGCTTCCATGTAGTTCGTAAACGGGTGTAG
- the yfmH gene encoding EF-P 5-aminopentanol modification-associated protein YfmH — translation MKTIEFKQLDETLYYEKLDNGLDVYILPKKGFSKTFVTFTTKYGSVDRTFVPIGETESITVPDGIAHFLEHKMFEKEDGDVFQKFSEYGASANAFTSFTRTAYLFSSTDNIYKSTETLLNFVQEPYFTEATVNKEKGIIGQEITMYDDQPDWRLYFGTIENMYHQHPVKIDIAGTIESIDGITAEHLYTCYNTFYHPSNMLLFVIGAVEPEEMMTFIRDNQGKKEFPEPTPIQRFFDTEPTDVAIKERTLNMDVQKPKIYVGLKAKDTNLSGQDMLKHELSVQIALELIFGRTSNFYERVYEEGLIDETYAFDFTLEKGFGFAMIGSDSAEPDKLAQAIKEELVKYEGNSQLDSAGLERIKRKKIGFFLRALNSIEFIANQFTRYSFNDMNLFDVVPVLETLTIEDLHKAFTSIQGESQQTVFKILPSKQGAQ, via the coding sequence ATGAAAACAATTGAATTTAAACAACTAGATGAAACACTTTACTATGAAAAACTAGACAATGGCTTAGATGTATATATTTTACCAAAAAAGGGCTTTTCCAAAACATTTGTAACATTTACAACAAAGTACGGCTCTGTTGATCGTACGTTTGTACCAATCGGTGAAACGGAAAGTATTACAGTGCCAGATGGTATTGCACACTTTTTAGAGCATAAAATGTTCGAAAAAGAAGATGGTGATGTTTTTCAAAAATTTAGCGAATATGGTGCTTCGGCGAATGCCTTTACGTCGTTCACACGCACAGCTTATTTATTTTCATCTACTGACAATATATATAAGAGCACAGAAACTTTATTGAATTTTGTGCAAGAGCCATACTTTACAGAAGCTACTGTCAACAAAGAAAAAGGAATTATTGGGCAAGAAATTACGATGTATGATGATCAACCAGACTGGCGTCTATATTTTGGTACGATTGAAAATATGTATCATCAACATCCTGTAAAAATTGATATAGCAGGAACGATTGAATCGATTGACGGCATTACAGCAGAGCATTTATATACGTGTTACAATACGTTTTATCATCCTTCAAATATGTTATTATTTGTCATTGGCGCTGTAGAGCCAGAGGAAATGATGACTTTTATTCGTGACAATCAAGGTAAAAAAGAGTTCCCAGAGCCAACACCAATTCAACGTTTCTTTGATACAGAACCAACAGACGTAGCGATTAAAGAACGTACATTAAATATGGATGTACAAAAGCCGAAAATTTATGTTGGTTTGAAAGCAAAGGATACGAATTTATCAGGACAGGATATGTTAAAGCATGAGCTGTCTGTTCAAATCGCGCTTGAACTTATTTTTGGCCGTACATCTAATTTTTATGAACGTGTCTATGAAGAAGGTTTAATCGATGAGACCTATGCATTTGATTTTACGTTAGAAAAAGGCTTTGGTTTTGCCATGATTGGTTCGGATTCAGCAGAGCCTGATAAATTGGCCCAAGCGATAAAAGAAGAATTAGTGAAATATGAGGGGAATAGCCAATTGGATAGTGCTGGTTTGGAACGTATAAAACGTAAAAAAATTGGCTTCTTCCTACGAGCATTAAATTCGATTGAATTCATCGCAAACCAATTTACACGTTATTCCTTTAATGATATGAATTTGTTTGATGTGGTACCAGTTCTTGAAACATTAACAATAGAGGATTTACACAAAGCCTTTACTTCTATTCAAGGAGAATCCCAACAAACAGTCTTTAAAATTTTGCCAAGCAAGCAGGGAGCACAGTGA
- a CDS encoding ABC transporter permease, whose product MSNRVINLLVPIISIIIGLIVGAIVMVVSGYDPVEGYIALWTGIFGDSYSIGNTIRQITPYILAGLAVAFAFRTGLFNIGVEGQLILGWLAAAWVGYAFELPKVIHLPLALLAAAAAGAFWAFIAGFLKAKFKVHEVIATIMLNYTALYIANAVIKKLSDGSFKTERIHESASLRSPFLRELTDNSSLHYGIIVALLMVVVMWFILEKTTRGYELKAVGFNKNAADYAGMSVNKNIILAMTISGMFAGLGGAMEALGTFQNASIKPGFTGIGFDGIAVALLGANTPLGVVFGASLFGSLKYGALNMPNAAGIPEEIVSIIIALIIFFVASGYIIRVGLQKLSKKKEGQ is encoded by the coding sequence ATGTCAAATCGTGTCATTAATCTACTCGTTCCTATCATCTCTATCATTATCGGTTTAATTGTAGGGGCTATCGTTATGGTAGTCAGTGGCTATGACCCAGTAGAAGGTTATATTGCTCTTTGGACAGGTATTTTTGGAGATTCATATTCAATTGGGAACACAATTCGTCAAATAACACCTTATATTTTGGCAGGTCTTGCAGTAGCATTTGCATTCCGCACAGGACTGTTCAATATTGGGGTTGAGGGTCAGCTGATTTTAGGTTGGCTAGCAGCAGCTTGGGTAGGATACGCATTTGAGCTACCTAAAGTTATTCACTTACCATTGGCATTACTTGCTGCTGCAGCTGCAGGTGCATTTTGGGCCTTTATTGCAGGTTTCTTAAAAGCGAAATTTAAAGTCCATGAAGTTATTGCGACAATTATGCTCAACTATACTGCGCTTTATATTGCCAACGCAGTGATTAAAAAATTGTCCGATGGAAGCTTTAAAACAGAACGTATCCATGAATCAGCTTCTTTACGTTCTCCGTTTTTAAGAGAGCTTACAGACAATTCAAGTCTTCACTATGGGATCATTGTTGCACTATTAATGGTAGTAGTTATGTGGTTCATTTTAGAAAAAACAACACGTGGATACGAGCTAAAAGCAGTAGGCTTTAACAAAAATGCTGCCGATTATGCAGGTATGAGTGTTAATAAAAATATTATTTTAGCGATGACGATTTCAGGAATGTTTGCAGGTCTTGGTGGTGCGATGGAAGCTTTAGGTACATTCCAAAACGCATCTATTAAACCTGGCTTTACAGGAATCGGTTTTGACGGTATCGCCGTTGCGCTACTTGGTGCGAATACACCACTTGGGGTAGTGTTTGGAGCATCACTATTCGGTTCATTAAAATATGGTGCATTAAATATGCCAAATGCTGCGGGTATTCCAGAAGAAATCGTATCAATTATCATCGCATTGATTATCTTCTTCGTTGCATCAGGCTATATTATTCGAGTAGGCTTGCAAAAGCTGAGCAAGAAAAAGGAGGGACAATAA